One window of Quercus robur chromosome 5, dhQueRobu3.1, whole genome shotgun sequence genomic DNA carries:
- the LOC126728902 gene encoding receptor-like protein 14 produces MRKEEEKRRSIYGENTDVLMKEFKPFAIKRFGEQISLLIINVNEFKSEIIIFNKLTNEVMLNLYVFSSRMLNRIFRDVDGTGIVTIDDFAALDALELLDLSYNELTGIVPPSIGALSSLKSLVLEGNKLNGSLPTQGLCELRKLEELNLRWNNFEGTLPSCLYNLTSLQVLDLYENSFRGNISSHLIAGLTSLKQIDLSYNLFDGFSFSSFANLSKLEFVQFKCDEKMVNIETETSDWVPLFQLEFLVISNCSLNKLSNQIPTFLFHQHSLRVLDLSYSMLKGQFPGWLVGNNTRLEYVSLHDNSLSGNFHLPLCLNFTYCMDVSNNQLNGQLQGNIGNMLPNILSLKLSNNTLSGSLPSSIGNMSLLSTFSVSFNNFFGEVPKKLLAGCSELMIMDLSNNNFDGHLLSTDFNLTMLEALIINDNSFSGTMSNEFSPQTFDSFFLDVSNNNMSGKIPTWICNQTRFSTLFLGNNYFEGEIVCETTSFSFLDLSHNFLSGSLPAWSSNALQYLNLKENKFSGSVPEAFLNISMIVTLDISDNKLSGIIPSAIGKLSYLRILLLRGNRLNGTIPTQLCKLINISLMDLSRNFFSGTLPHCFRHIVSNETLYFGDFFSRDVEPFTSRPKGVYDGVRFERHKKDIEVNFVTKYRLSSYKGSILLHMSGLDFSCNNLTGVIPPELGQLQGIRALNLSHNQFTGSIPETFSNLALLESLDLSHNKLSGGIPPQLIKLTFLAVFSVAYNNLSGRTLDMKAQFGTFSARSYEGNPLLCGLPLVKNCTNRDNPSPTPTQSSDASDEKWYEVDQAVFFTSFSVTYIMFFLGVITVLYINPHWRLWCFNLVEDFMYFCYISTSITLRKLSVHLYN; encoded by the exons atgaggaaGGAAGAGGAGAAGAGAAGATCAATCTATGGAGAGAACACCGATGTTTTGATGAAGGAATTCAAACCGTTtgctatcaagaggtttggtgaacaaATCAGCCTTCTGATCATCAATGTGAATGAATTCAAGAGTGAGATTATCATCTTCAACAAGCTCACGAATGAAGTGATGTtgaatctctatgtgtttagttcGAGAATGTTAAACAGGATTTTTAGAGATGTTGATGGCACTggtattgtcacaatagatG ATTTTGCTGCTTTGGATGCCTTGGAGCTATTAGATTTGAGTTACAATGAATTAACTGGAATTGTACCTCCTTCTATAGGAGCATTATCTTCTCTCAAATCGTTAGTTTTGGAGGGAAATAAACTTAATGGCTCTTTACCAACTCAAG GTTTATGTGAACTCAGGAAACTTGAAGAGTTAAATCTTAGGTGGAATAATTTTGAAGGAACCCTGCCTTCTTGCCTATACAATTTGACATCTCTTCAAGTGTTAGATCTCTACGAGAATTCTTTCAGAGGAAACATTTCATCTCATTTGATAGCTGGGCTCACATCCCTTAAGCAGATTGATCTCAGTTATAACCTTTTTGATGGTTTCTCATTCAGCTCATTTGCTAATCTGTCTAAGCTTGAATTCGTTCAATTTAAGTGTGATGAGAAGATGGTCAATATAGAAACAGAAACTTCAGACTGGGTACCTTTATTTCAGTTGGAATTCCTTGTGATATCTAATTGTAGTCTCAACAAGCTCTCCAATCAAATTCCAACATTTCTCTTTCACCAGCATAGCTTGAGAGTACTTGATCTCTCTTACAGTATGTTAAAAGGACAGTTCCCTGGTTGGTTGGTTGGAAACAATACAAGGCTGGAATATGTCAGTCTTCATGATAACTCTCTCTCGGGTAATTTTCATTTGCCGCTGTGTCTCAACTTTACTTATTGCATGGATGTGTCAAACAATCAGCTCAATGGGCAGCTTCAAGGAAATATAGGGAATATGCTACCAAATATATTGAGTCTAAAGTTATCCAATAATACTCTCAGTGGTTCCCTCCCATCCTCAATTGGCAATATGAGTCTTTTGAGCACATTCAGTGTTTCCTTCAACAACTTCTTCGGAGAAGTACCAAAAAAGTTATTAGCAGGTTGCTCCGAGCTAATGATCATGGATTTATCTAATAATAATTTCGATGGCCATTTATTGTCAACTGATTTTAACTTGACTATGTTAGAGGCTTTGATAATAAATGACAATTCGTTCTCAGGAACTATGTCAAATGAATTTTCCCCACAAACTTTTGATTCTTTCTTCTTGGATGTTAGCAATAACAACATGTCAGGTAAGATTCCTACTTGGATATGCAATCAAACACGTTTTTCTACTCTCTTTTTgggaaataattattttgaaggTGAAATTGTATGTGAAACAACTTCATTTAGCTTTTTGGACCTTTCTCATAACTTTCTTTCGGGATCTTTACCTGCGTGGTCAAGCAATGctttacaatatttaaatttgaaagagaataAATTTTCAGGATCAGTACCAGAAGCTTTTCTCAATATTTCAATGATTGTGACATTAGATATCAGTGACAATAAGTTGTCAGGAATCATTCCAAGTGCAATCGGTAAACTTTCCTACTTAAGAATTTTGTTGCTGAGAGGAAATCGTCTGAATGGCACCATTCCAACTCAGTTATGCAAACTGATCAATATAAGCTTAATGGATCTCTCTAGAAACTTCTTTTCTGGGACATTACCTCACTGTTTTCGACACATTGTCTCTAACGAGACTCTgtattttggtgattttttctCAAGAGATGTGGAGCCCTTCACTTCCAGACCTAAGGGTGTCTACGATGGTGTACGTTTTGAACGTCACAAAAAAGACATTGAAGTTAACTTTGTTACTAAATATAGGCTTAGCTCTTACAAAGGTAGCATTCTTCTTCACATGTCTGGTTTAGATTTTTCTTGTAACAACCTAACAGGTGTAATCCCACCTGAACTTGGACAGTTACAAGGAATTCGTGCACTAAACTTGTCTCACAATCAGTTCACGGGTTCCATTCCGGAAACATTCTCCAACTTGGCTTTACTAGAGAGCTTGGATCTTTCTCATAATAAGTTGAGCGGAGGTATCCCTCCACAATTGATTAAGCTTACCTTTTTGGCGGTGTTCAGTGTGGCTTATAACAATTTATCAGGTAGGACCCTAGATATGAAAGCCCAATTTGGAACTTTTAGTGCAAGAAGCTATGAAGGAAATCCACTTTTGTGTGGACTACCATTGGTGAAAAACTGCACCAATAGAGACAATCCATCTCCAACGCCAACACAATCCTCAGATGCAAGTGATGAGAAATGGTATGAAGTAGATCAAGCAGTCTTCTTCACTAGCTTTTCGGTGACTTACATCATGTTCTTCCTAGGAGTTATTACTGTTCTTTATATCAACCCTCATTGGCGACTGTGGtgcttcaatttggttgaggatttcatgtatttttgttatatttcaACTAGCATTACTTTGCGTAAGTTATCTGTCCATTTGTATAATTAA